The sequence TCGAAATTTCCGGCAAAGAACAAGCGCATCGGACGGTCATGATTTTGAGCCAATGCCTGCGTTTTGTCTATTGTATCCTTTTCAATAAAATCGGGATGGAACATGATGGGAAAAAAGATACCTTGATATTCCGGTCTACCAAACAAATCGAAATCAACGACTAATTCTTTATGTTCAGATTTATGATTAGGTGAGGTTGTAACAGACAAATCAACGTCACACCCTGTTTGTGAAATAGTGAAGTCTGCGTTCCCTTTAGAAAATATTTTTCGGCCGTATACTCCTGTTTTGAGCAATTCTTTTAACGTTGAAGAGAAGAAAATTCGCCATCCAAAGAGGGCAAACATGTGCACCAACATGTAAGTTGGTCGCTTTAACTCTGTATCTTTATAAGAAAAGAAGACACATTTATCTTTTTTTATGCGTCTTCTTTTTATTAGTAAAACAAGAAAAAAAAGAATATTTCTACAGTATTTAAGCTTTATTTTCATAAAAATGAGCATCCATAGCTTGTTGAATCAACTTTCGATATCTTAATCCAGCTGATTGCTCAGTGTGCATCAATATAGTATTTCTAGCATTCATTAGAATTTTCTTTTTCTCCTGCTGAGTTAAGCTAAGAACTTTTCGTAAAATATGCTCTATAGATGCTACCGATGGATCGGGACACAAGAAGCCATTTTCACCATCAACGATAATTCCATCAATACCCTCATTTTTTAACCCGATTACTATACATCCATATGCCATCGCTTCCAGATAAACCAATCCGAAAGTCTCATTTGAACTTACAAGAAGAAAAATTTGAGGATTAATAAGCATAGGAAATACTTGACTCGAATCAACATGGCCAACAAATTGGATTTTATCCTCTGTGTCAATTTTTTTCGATAAAGTTACAAGAGAATTAAATACCGGTCCGCCACCAACAATCGTATAAGAAGAAAACATAGGAGATAAATGCCCAAAAGCTTTAATTGCATTATCAATATGTTTTCTGGCCTTCAAAGTCGAGACTGTTATTAAAGCAGGAAACTCCTCCTTATTGGTTTTTTCAAGAAAAAAATCCTTAGATCGAATATGCTTTTCTGCTATACCAGAATTAACAACAAATAACTTTTTATCAACAGAATGAGGTGGTAGTAATTCCAAAAGTTTTCGCTTTATTTGGAATGACCGGCAGGCAACTACATTGGCAGAAACAATCGCCGTTGAAATTTTTTTCCCAGAGGAGTTATTTGCTTTTATGCAATTAATATCTGTCACATGAATTCCACATATAAGAGGAATGCCAAATTTTAAAGCAATTTGACGTCCGAATATATGACTCGTCTTATAATGGCTCACTATTATGTCAGGGTGAATATTAAGTTTTTTAAGGAGATGATAGAGATGAAAACGGAAAAAAAATGATAAATATTCTTGTCGGAAATATGGAATAAGATATACTAATACATTTCCTACATTGCGTTTTTCTATTTGAAAAAAACGATGAAATTCTTTTTTCTTTATTTTAATGGGTTTAATCACAATGATATTGTCATCAACCCAATATTTTACAAAATTATGTAATGCAAAAGTCTTTTCCATCCGTGATTGGTTATCACTTTGTGGATATAATGCAGTGATAAATAATATGCAAGCCATCACAAATTCCGTAAGATAGTATATACTTTATTAATTTTTCGATATAATCGAAAAAATATATTTTTTCTCTTTCGCTTTTCTTTTTCTAACCAAACAGATATAAAATTATAAAGGTCATTTCTATTTTCAAAAGAGTCAATCTTTAACGATAAAGATAGCAATTTCTTTTTTTTGGCAATATTCCAAATCCTTTTCCATTCTTTACAATTAGAAAAGGAGCGATTTCCCCTTTTCAGTCTCCATGCAAAAACACTTGCATGCCAATCTTCCATTTTTTCTCTTATGCGCTGCCCGTCTACAGCAACTTTAATATCGACGGGACGCAAGGTAACTATCTTTTTATCTAATGCATCTTCTATCATAGCATCACCTATATCTGTACGAGTTAACACAAGCGATTGTTTTTTTCCTTTTGCCCCGGGAATACGATGAGGATCACCGCACACAATATCAGAAAAAACGTTTATTTTATCAAAGCATAGCCGACATCTCAATGGCGTAAAAATTTCTTTTATTGAAGACCAAGCATCATGCGGGAGAATAGTTTCATTATTATCGCTATCTCGTACTATTGGGGCGCCAGGATATCCCGTCCTTCCTGTGTCGCGAAAAATTAGATCAACAACATTCTTTATTCCTGACTGATGAATCATATAGTCAATTCCACCGGTAGTCATTACTTTCTGGCAGACAAGACCAATCTTTATTATTTTTCTTTTTTGCCATGAAGGAATCATGTTCTGCAAATTTTGAAGACCCTGCATATGACATGGCAGGCCAACAATAGCAATAACGTGTTCATCATTGGGAATCTCCTTCAACGTTGCCAAAAGGGGAATCGGAGTATATTTAGATTTCTGCGATACTATCAACGTATGGCTATCGGTTACAACAAGAGATTCTCCTCGAGGGGGTATTCCTTCCCGCATAATAGAAACAACTACATATCTAACATTCTCAGTTTGAATAAGATAGTCAAGAAGGGCCGTAACGATTCCACCACTTTGTCCATTTTGATGGATAAGCTCATTGTTTGCAAAACCGACATATGCAGAAGAGACCGACCCAACAAAAAAATTCTCGTGTTGATCTTCAGAAGGGTTTTCCATGAGATTCTTTCCGGGACAAACTTTAAAACAAAGGCCACATTGAGTACATGCATCAGAATTTATTCTTGGAAATAGATATCCTCCGGAACTTTCAATAAAGGTAATTGCATCAACAGGACAGGCAACACTACACGCTCCACAAGAACTACATAAGTAATTATTAGTTACTGAATCTATAGTCATAATCTATTTCACTGGCCTTTTTTAACCTAAAGCTTCAGATAAAAAATTGTAAGAACTGTCTTGTAACTTTAATAGGATCTCATTGATGGATGAATAATCAATATTGTCAATACATAATTGAATCTTTTCGATAGTAAGAGGAGAATCAACAAGCAAATGGGTAATTCCCAATTTCTCAGTAAGTCCTTCCACTTTTGCGGCCTTTCCAGGATGTTTAAGCATAACAAATTTTTTTTCATTTTTTAAAGCAAATATCATACCGTGATAGAATTCAGTAACTATAAGGTCCGCAGATTGAAAAAAGGCAAGCCAACGCCCAGGATCAATATAAGGAAAGGATTTATCGGCGAAAGATAATCGCCTATTAACTGATATTATTTTAAGACTATGAGCTTTAGCATACTCGCAAATTGGGATTGCATCTTTTTCATCTATACCAGCATATATCAAAATATACTTATCAGAAGATACTTTTTTCGCCGATGTTATTATTTTGTAATCAAACAAGAATGTCGGATCAAGGACTTCTGTAATATCTGAATTAATTAATGGCAAGATAAAATTCTTTGTATAACTATCCCTAACCGATATGAAATCAAATTTATTCAATAATATTACGACTTCCTTATTATAGTCATCCTTTTTAGCACGATTCGAAGAACTTACGGCATAAGCAATTCGATGGGTCCCATCATCACAAAAATCTAAAAAATAAGAATAATCATACCCCCTAATCCCCCCCAGACGCCAAACTTCATCACTTCCGACAATTAAAGTATCGTACCTTGCATGAAGTTTCTGCAAGCTTTTTTTTGTATACATAGGAGGTCCACTTAATGTTAAATTTTTTCTTCCAAATAATACAAACCGAACATATTTTAACAAATAAAATATATCTTTCGGCTTATATAAACCAGTTCGAAAATACTCTTTTAGCGCTTGATATGGCTGATAATTGACAACCTCAACTAAAGCCTCGGGGTTAAGCTTTCTACACACAGAATAAAGCCCACAGCACTGCAAAATAGCACCGTAGTTTGTAACACTATGAAAAGTTAATATGCCAATTCGTTTCATATTGATTAATACCTTAAAGAAATTTAGTTGCTTAACAAACTATTTTTAGTTCGCAAGATAGTCAGTGCCTATACTAGTTTCCCACTCTTAGTCGATCATCTTTCTGAAAATACTGTAAAAATCTGCCCATCAGTTGAGTCAAATTTATTGAAACCTCTTAACACTTGTGATATGACCATGCCCTACAATAAATAATTACATGATTTTCTTAGGGGAACCTCTGTAATCCTTTACTTAAAGAAAGTAGCATTCGGCCTACCTTATTTTAGTCCATTCTTTAGGAGCTCTTTAATTTTTCTCGATTTTCAGCTTCAATCACTTCGGATTCTAGTATGTACTTTATATGTTTTCTTCTCACAAGCACACGATAATCAGGTTTTAAACTCAAAAGACATAT comes from Sediminispirochaeta bajacaliforniensis DSM 16054 and encodes:
- a CDS encoding glycosyltransferase family 4 protein; the encoded protein is MACILFITALYPQSDNQSRMEKTFALHNFVKYWVDDNIIVIKPIKIKKKEFHRFFQIEKRNVGNVLVYLIPYFRQEYLSFFFRFHLYHLLKKLNIHPDIIVSHYKTSHIFGRQIALKFGIPLICGIHVTDINCIKANNSSGKKISTAIVSANVVACRSFQIKRKLLELLPPHSVDKKLFVVNSGIAEKHIRSKDFFLEKTNKEEFPALITVSTLKARKHIDNAIKAFGHLSPMFSSYTIVGGGPVFNSLVTLSKKIDTEDKIQFVGHVDSSQVFPMLINPQIFLLVSSNETFGLVYLEAMAYGCIVIGLKNEGIDGIIVDGENGFLCPDPSVASIEHILRKVLSLTQQEKKKILMNARNTILMHTEQSAGLRYRKLIQQAMDAHFYENKA
- a CDS encoding Coenzyme F420 hydrogenase/dehydrogenase, beta subunit C-terminal domain, producing the protein MENPSEDQHENFFVGSVSSAYVGFANNELIHQNGQSGGIVTALLDYLIQTENVRYVVVSIMREGIPPRGESLVVTDSHTLIVSQKSKYTPIPLLATLKEIPNDEHVIAIVGLPCHMQGLQNLQNMIPSWQKRKIIKIGLVCQKVMTTGGIDYMIHQSGIKNVVDLIFRDTGRTGYPGAPIVRDSDNNETILPHDAWSSIKEIFTPLRCRLCFDKINVFSDIVCGDPHRIPGAKGKKQSLVLTRTDIGDAMIEDALDKKIVTLRPVDIKVAVDGQRIREKMEDWHASVFAWRLKRGNRSFSNCKEWKRIWNIAKKKKLLSLSLKIDSFENRNDLYNFISVWLEKEKRKRKNIFFRLYRKINKVYTILRNL
- a CDS encoding polysaccharide pyruvyl transferase family protein, whose amino-acid sequence is MKRIGILTFHSVTNYGAILQCCGLYSVCRKLNPEALVEVVNYQPYQALKEYFRTGLYKPKDIFYLLKYVRFVLFGRKNLTLSGPPMYTKKSLQKLHARYDTLIVGSDEVWRLGGIRGYDYSYFLDFCDDGTHRIAYAVSSSNRAKKDDYNKEVVILLNKFDFISVRDSYTKNFILPLINSDITEVLDPTFLFDYKIITSAKKVSSDKYILIYAGIDEKDAIPICEYAKAHSLKIISVNRRLSFADKSFPYIDPGRWLAFFQSADLIVTEFYHGMIFALKNEKKFVMLKHPGKAAKVEGLTEKLGITHLLVDSPLTIEKIQLCIDNIDYSSINEILLKLQDSSYNFLSEALG